Part of the Tenacibaculum sp. SZ-18 genome, TAAAGCTATCTATCGAAAATACTGAAGTGATTTTATCGTTTGTTGCATAACTAATTATAAACTTATCTTTCTCTTCTTCAATGGTAATAATTAATTCTACATTAATAGAAATTATAGTAGTTCTTATAATTTGTTCAACAATAAAAAGTAAGCTTCTTGGAACGATTAAAAATGAAGATTCTAACTTATTTAAAATAGATACATTTCTATAGGGCAAATAATTAAATAGTTTTACTAAAACCTCAGTGGATTCTAATTCTTCATTCCAATGAACTAATTGTTTTTGCTTACTCGATAAAATGTAGCGATATATAGTAGCCAAATAATCAATAAAATCATCCGCCTTTTCTTTATCGTGTTTTATGAGAACTAACAAGTTTTCTAAACTTTCAAATAATAAATCAGGATTTATACCTTGTTTGAATTCGTTAAAATCTTGTTCTATATGATTTAGATAAATCTCTTCTTCTTTTAGTTTTTCACTATTTATCTTATGTAAATACTGGTGACTTATGAATAGCAAAATATAAATAATAGTGATTGAACAAAAAATTGAATTAAATAACCATAGCTCTTCAGAATTAGCAGAAAAACCAAGTATACTTTTATAGTAAAAGGAAATAATAATCGTAACCAATCCTACACATAACAGCATGGATACAATAATTTGAACGATAACTGATATCAACTCATTTGTGAAGAACTTAACTCTCTTAAACAATAGTAAAAGCAATCTAGAAAACTCTTGAATAATGTACGACATTCCTATGCATACATATAATTCTTCTCCAAGAAATTCATTTTGCAATTGAGCTACATTATTGTTTACCAATAAAATTAATAGATATACAATAACTCCACTGAAAATCGGGCTTAATAAACGAAATAACGGTTTATGAATAAATAACTTTATCATCTAATAATTGGCAATTTAACAAGAAAGTGTTGTCCGTTAGTTATTATAATTCCTCGTCCTTTTAATAGTAAATAACGAGTATTAATATTTTTCAAACCAATTTTAGTAGAATTAACTTTATTGGGTAATTTTGTAACATTGTTTCTAACATAGATAAATTCCTTATCATTTGTTATCTCAACTTTAAGAGGATTCTCTTCACTTAAAACATTATGTTTTACAGCGTTTTCAACTAACATTTGTAAAGCTAATGGCGGTATTTTAGTTTCTAAAACTTCTGAATCAATATTAATATCACAAGTATATTTTTTTCCAAATCTATTTGAAATTAAATAGTTACAAGAAATTACCAACTCTAATTCTGAAGTAACAGTTGTTAGTTTTTTCGAATAACTCTTCAAAACATGATCATACATTTGAGCAAATTTTCTAATAAAGGAAGATGCTTTCTGTTCATCTTTATGAATTAAAGAAGATGCTGTGTTTAAACCATTGAATAAAAAATGTGGACTAATTTGAGACTTTAAGGCATTTAACTGTTGTTCTATTTGTTTACGTTCTAATCTTAGTGTTTCAATTTGAAGAATGGAGTAAGAATAAAAAGAATATAAAACGAAATAAATCACTTGAAAAACTATTGAAATTAGAAATAACAAGATTCCCAATTTTAAAAGAGGTAGTTTAAACGTTGATAGAAATTCTATCTCACCGTTAATATAAAAATAAACATACAAGCAAAGAAAAACCAACAGAAAAGATCCTAAAAAATGAGCAAGAATACCAAGTAATAATCGAGTTCCGTCATATTTTTTCCAAGGTAGATACTTGTCTAACAAAATTGCGCAAACATGATTTACATATCCTGCAGAAACCCCTAACAAAGTAAAACGGAACAAATTTGTTACCGTTATACTTTCATTTTGGTCACTAATTAACATATAATATCCTACGAGAAATCCTAATATTCCGCCAATACTCGCAATTAGAATATGTTTTTTCATGTTTATTAAAATTTGATTAGTTGATTTTTTTGATTGATATAACTAAGGTAATTAAATATCATTTAGAAACTTAATCACCTTAATTATGGTGCTAGTAAATCGCTTTCATAGCTCTTCCGAAATATGTATCTGAATTAATAGATTTTGCTCTTGTCATATAAGCATCTTTTACTCTTTGAGACGAATTCTTTACACTTGGTGCAAACGCAACTAAAGAACTTGATAAGTAATTAGATGAATTGATATTTTTTAATGAGTTTAGAACTTTTATTAATTGGTCCTCTGATAAATTTTTCTTAGCTAATTTCTTATACAATGAAGAAGCATAATAATCTGAACCCACATTTTTATTGATTAAACCTAATAACTGGGTTAATGATGAATTATTTAAATCCTTTTTCAATAAATCTTCAATAATACTAGAAGAATAGTAATCTGAATCTACATCATCGATTGAAGAAATAAACTGCTTGTAGTTTTGATTTGATAGATTCTTCTTTTTCAATGCTTTTTTTAACACTTGGCTTTTATAATAATCTGAAGATATGCTATTTGAAAGTGTCATAACCTTTTCCATGTTTGATTTATTCAAATCTCTTTTGTCTAATATTTTCCCCAACACTTGTGATAAATAATAATCAGAATCAATATTATTTGAAATTTGAAGTAAGTCTCCCAATTGATCATCAGAAATATCATCATTTGAAATTGCCTTACTTAAAACTTGAGACTGATAATAATCTGACTGAATATTTTTCGATGCCTTAATGTATGCTGACAAAGTTTGTGAATTTCCTAAAAATGCTTTTTGATTTTTTTGCAAAACTTCCGATAAATAATAGTCTGAATCTATTTTATCTCCTGCAACATCAACTACTCTTATTAATTCTGAATTATTCAAATTATATTCCATTAAGTAAGAAAAATAGGCAGATGTAACATAATCACTTTCTAGTTCACGTATTTCTGATAGAACCGCATTCACGCCACCTTTTTTATAAAAACGTTTTACTCTAGATTCTGCCCCAATAGTTGTATTTCTAATGATTTCTGGTAGAATTTCAGCCAACCAAGCTTTTCCCTCTGGATGATAACTTTTCTCATTCCAACCAACATAATATCTTTTCTTTAGAGTTCCGCTTTCAGCTTCTATTAGTAATCTTCTTTTCTTTCCAAAACTCGATTTTTTAATTTCAATAAATCCACCTCTCGAGATTGAGACAATATCTTTATCATCTTCAGATAAAACAATATCTCCTTCATACTCAATTTTAAAATCTCCTTTCCCTTTGATATCAATAGAAAAATTCCCTATTCTTTTCTTTGTACTTGTGTAACTAACTGTACGTTGGGCAAAACTATCAGTAGTTATTAATAAACTAAAAATAGTTGCTAAAATGGTTAGTAAAAATGACTTTGCTTTCATAAGTGTTATTTTTTTGTTTTTGAATTATACTTCAAAAATAGAACAGCAAATCAGTGAAAAAAAACAAAATGTAGCCAACTGTAGTATTTATGTAGTCAATTGTAAAACTTTATAAAATTCCTATCTTTAGTTGGAAATATTTTGGAAAATCATGGAGAAACAAGCCATCAATAATTTACTGGAAGAAAAGCATCAAGAACTATTTGATTGGTTAAATAAACAAGAAAATAACTATTGGGAAAAAGGACCAGAAGGAAAATGGTCTATTGGTCAACATATACAACATTTAGTAGATTCTATAAAGAAATTAAACTATGCCCTGAGTATGCCTTCTTTCTTATTAAAATATAAGTTTGGAAAGGCTAATCGAGAAGTTCGTCGGTATGAACAAGTGGTTCGGAGGTATCGAGACAAACTTGAAGACAACAAAGAGAAAGCAAAAACTTATAATGCCGCAGTTGCAACACCTTCCGAAAAGGAATTTGAGCAATTATTGAAATCACTTCATAATCAGAATAAAAAGCTTCAAAATAAAACTCAAAAATTGAACAATAAGAAGCTAAATTCTCTAATTGTTCCTCATCCATTAATGGGTAAAATGCCTCTAAGAG contains:
- a CDS encoding histidine kinase, producing MIKLFIHKPLFRLLSPIFSGVIVYLLILLVNNNVAQLQNEFLGEELYVCIGMSYIIQEFSRLLLLLFKRVKFFTNELISVIVQIIVSMLLCVGLVTIIISFYYKSILGFSANSEELWLFNSIFCSITIIYILLFISHQYLHKINSEKLKEEEIYLNHIEQDFNEFKQGINPDLLFESLENLLVLIKHDKEKADDFIDYLATIYRYILSSKQKQLVHWNEELESTEVLVKLFNYLPYRNVSILNKLESSFLIVPRSLLFIVEQIIRTTIISINVELIITIEEEKDKFIISYATNDKITSVFSIDSFKEIERIYGIYSDYKIEVISTDSTRTIKLPKLTTK
- a CDS encoding sensor histidine kinase; this encodes MKKHILIASIGGILGFLVGYYMLISDQNESITVTNLFRFTLLGVSAGYVNHVCAILLDKYLPWKKYDGTRLLLGILAHFLGSFLLVFLCLYVYFYINGEIEFLSTFKLPLLKLGILLFLISIVFQVIYFVLYSFYSYSILQIETLRLERKQIEQQLNALKSQISPHFLFNGLNTASSLIHKDEQKASSFIRKFAQMYDHVLKSYSKKLTTVTSELELVISCNYLISNRFGKKYTCDINIDSEVLETKIPPLALQMLVENAVKHNVLSEENPLKVEITNDKEFIYVRNNVTKLPNKVNSTKIGLKNINTRYLLLKGRGIIITNGQHFLVKLPIIR
- a CDS encoding DinB family protein; translation: MEKQAINNLLEEKHQELFDWLNKQENNYWEKGPEGKWSIGQHIQHLVDSIKKLNYALSMPSFLLKYKFGKANREVRRYEQVVRRYRDKLEDNKEKAKTYNAAVATPSEKEFEQLLKSLHNQNKKLQNKTQKLNNKKLNSLIVPHPLMGKMPLREIIMWTAYHTEHHTKDLIENYS